A genomic window from Vigna radiata var. radiata cultivar VC1973A chromosome 2, Vradiata_ver6, whole genome shotgun sequence includes:
- the LOC106756072 gene encoding mediator of RNA polymerase II transcription subunit 12-like isoform X2, whose translation MGFDNECIVNIQSLAGEYFCPVCRLLVFPNEALQSQCTHLYCKPCLTYVVSTTKACPYDGYLVTEADSKPLTESNKTLAETIGKITVHCLYHRSGCTWQGTLSECTSHCSGCAFGNSPVVCNRCGIQIVHRQVQEHAQNCPGVQGQAQQVSTTQDPSTTTVGSSTDQNQNAAPVAATAAQAAVSTTMPGQVSNQQPNLTPQTQALVQTAGQPTAEQWYQQQQYQQYYQQYPGQDPYQQQYQHYYPYQQSMVPQYQQAYSQPQPQSQSQPQAQLQPQPQPQAQHQSQQPQLQQPQAQSQPLSHIQAPVVPPSQNQMQVQQQPQQLQPAVQPHGQTSHAPGHSLPQSQTQPYPYPQVQLHSVQPQPQQPTQIPPYQQPLPQVQHSQPQIQQPIQKYPVPQSQVHAQLQPNAPVQHPSQLPMPPPHPVTPSVQPQVQNAATPSVTGHHSYPQPLPHPNMQPGVPQHPMHGHPQSGPQPHAQHPVQMQNQFPPQIPTMRPNQSHAMFPNQQSSVQGQTTPPLQQQPVYSHNQQPGQINQRPTLQPVQQIPQQQPFAQHQMPMPSHLRPPGPGPAHSFPKHVYPQPQGNIAPSNNIQQNQSQNAGGRPLVPNHAGHLQPFAQSSNTIPVRHGQNGAGYLLENQKLLAGTNNQVQLPSELQSRAPETIERHGDVVEQQIDTAAGKLGKNFKDLDSVSGPTNELKSEKFEASLKPVEVGNMLNNEDPHSIKTSVPNANAVENGDSLNKNLGMGAAAESTWKPSVSTKPGGAMHGVQNDTNEHSVQGNEFQEGHPPKTETKLPESETDKSQNDDNSAASNTQSNGGFAQLSHSSAFTDQSKHQQPMTNYGPSVQQRSSAMLGSQLPHPTIPNQPLSSLHSSALVRNHGSAHDPHTGQPLAESFPPTMFKQPQDSDITPGRSFQPQSLGPPQPFNQVHEPPFRAGTSNLSRLGGPQFGAPLPGDLHGRMAVNIPPHGPEGFSLHDDRFKPFLVSNQQNVDRREYDDDLKKFSRMPLDAESISKFGNYSLSAHESGKRSVGIHDDVIKKSGSTLHPGYLGPGPGYGRHHMDGMTPRSPVGEYAEMSSRRLGAHSGSLVGKSGIDDFDGRVSRHFGGEFRDSRFPHLPSHLRRDEFDGFGNFRMGEHPRSGDFIGQDEFAGHFRRGDPLGPHNFPRHLQLGEPVGFGAHPGHMRAVEHGSFRSFESFAKGNRSGHPQLGEPGFRSSFSLPGFPNDAGFLTGDIRSFDNLRRRKTSSMGWCRICKVDCETVEGLDLHSQTKEHQKMAMDMVKTIKQNAKKQKIPSEQPTVDDGNKTHSTGFEGRGNKH comes from the exons ATGGGATTTGATAATGAGTGCATAGTGAACATTCAATCTCTTGCTGGAGAGTACTTCTGTCCTGTGTGTCGGTTGCTTGTATTTCCAAATGAGGCTTTGCAGTCACAATGTACTCATTTATACTGCAAGCCATGTTTGACATACGTCGTGAGCACCACAAAGGCTTGCCCATATGATGGTTACTTGGTCACTGAGGCAGATTCCAAG CCTCTGACAGAGTCAAATAAGACACTTGCTGAAACTATTGGAAAAATCACGGTTCACTGCCTTTACCATAGGAGTGGATGCACATGGCAGGGAACTTTGTCTGAGTGCACATCCCATTGTTCTGGATGTGCTTTTGGCAATTCCCCCGTAGTTTGCAATAGGTGTGGGATCCAAATAGTGCATCGCCAAGTACAAGAACATGCACAAAATTGCCCT GGTGTGCAAGGTCAGGCACAACAGGTGAGCACTACCCAGGATCCTTCAACTACTACTGTCGGTTCTTCTACTGATCAGAACCAGAATGCTGCTCCCGTTGCAGCAACTGCTGCGCAAGCTGCTGTTTCAACTACCATGCCTGGGCAGGTTTCTAATCAGCAACCCAATCTTACGCCCCAAACACAAGCTTTAGTTCAAACTGCTGGGCAGCCAACGGCAGAGCAGTGGTATCAGCagcaacaatatcaacaatactACCAGCAATACCCTGGGCAAGATCCATACCAACAGCAGTATCAACATTACTATCCCTATCAGCAGTCCATGGTTCCACAGTACCAGCAGGCTTATAGTCAACCCCAACCTCAGTCACAATCACAGCCCCAGGCCCAGCTTCAACCTCAGCCCCAGCCACAGGCCCAACACCAATCACAGCAGCCTCAACTCCAACAACCTCAGGCTCAATCTCAACCACTTTCACATATTCAGGCTCCGGTTGTCCCACCATCTCAGAATCAGATGCAAGTTCAACAACAACCTCAGCAACTTCAACCTGCTGTGCAGCCTCATGGACAGACGAGTCATGCACCTGGTCATTCCCTCCCTCAATCTCAGACTCAGCCCTATCCTTACCCACAAGTTCAGCTTCATTCTGTCCAACCTCAACCTCAACAGCCTACGCAAATTCCTCCATATCAGCAGCCTCTTCCTCAAGTGCAGCATTCACAACCTCAAATTCAGCAACCAATTCAGAAGTATCCTGTTCCTCAATCTCAAGTTCACGCACAACTGCAACCTAATGCTCCAGTTCAACATCCCTCTCAGCTCCCAATGCCTCCTCCTCATCCTGTGACACCTAGTGTCCAGCCTCAAGTGCAAAATGCAGCAACACCTTCAGTGACAGGACATCACTCTTATCCGCAACCTCTGCCTCACCCAAATATGCAACCAGGAGTTCCTCAACATCCTATGCACGGGCATCCTCAAAGTGGGCCCCAACCCCATGCTCAACACCCTGTTCAGATGCAAAATCAGTTTCCTCCACAAATTCCAACCATGCGTCCTAATCAATCTCATGCTATGTTTCCTAATCAGCAATCATCTGTTCAGGGCCAAACTACCCCTCCTTTGCAACAACAGCCTGTATATTCCCACAATCAACAACCCGGACAAATTAACCAACGTCCTACACTGCAACCGGTTCAACAGATACCTCAACAGCAACCATTTGCACAGCACCAAATGCCTATGCCATCACATTTACGGCCACCGGGTCCGGGTCCAGCACATTCATTTCCCAAACATGTGTATCCACAGCCACAGGGTAATATTGCACCATCAAATAATATTCAGCAGAATCAATCTCAAAATGCTGGAGGAAGGCCTTTAGTGCCTAACCATGCAGGACATCTACAGCCATTTGCTCAATCTTCCAATACTATTCCAGTTAGACATGGGCAAAATGGTGCTGGCTACTTGCTTGAAAATCAGAAATTGTTGGCTGGTACCAATAATCAAGTACAGTTGCCTTCTGAGTTGCAGTCTAGGGCACCAGAAACAATTGAAAGACATGGTGATGTTGTTGAACAACAAATTGACACTGCCGCTGGTAAACTgggtaaaaattttaaagatttggACTCAGTGTCTGGACCAACAAATGAATTGAAATCTGAAAAATTCGAAGCAAGTTTGAAACCAGTAGAGGTTGGGAACATGCTAAATAATGAAGATCCACACTCTATTAAGACTTCAGTCCCAAATGCCAATGCAGTAGAAAATGGTGATTCTTTGAATAAGAATCTTGGGATGGGGGCAGCTGCTGAAAGCACTTGGAAGCCTTCAGTCAGTACTAAACCTGGTGGTGCAATGCACGGGGTTCAAAATGACACTAATGAACATTCTGTCCAAGGCAATGAGTTTCAAGAAGGACATCCACCGAAGACAGAGACAAAACTACCTGAGTCAGAAACTGATAAATCACAAAATGATGACAATTCTGCAGCATCTAACACTCAAAGCAATGGGGGTTTTGCTCAGCTGTCTCACTCTTCCGCTTTCACAGATCAGAGTAAGCATCAACAACCAATGACTAATTATGGGCCTTCCGTCCAGCAGAGATCTTCTGCAATGTTAGGTTCGCAATTGCCACACCCAACAATTCCAAACCAGCCACTCTCTTCATTGCACTCTTCAGCCCTTGTCAGGAATCATGGATCTGCCCATGATCCCCACACAGGACAGCCCTTAGCAGAGAGTTTTCCACCAACCATGTTTAAGCAACCACAAGATTCTGACATTACCCCTGGAAGGAGCTTTCAACCTCAATCTCTTGGACCACCACAACCATTTAACCAGGTCCATGAGCCTCCTTTCCGTGCTGGAACTTCCAATTTGTCTCGTCTTGGAGGGCCTCAATTTGGTGCACCACTTCCTGGAGATTTGCATGGACGAATGGCAGTAAACATACCGCCACATGGTCCTGAAGGTTTTAGTTTGCATGATGATAGGTTCAAACCTTTCCTTGTTTCAAATCAACAAAATGTTGACAGAAGAGAGTATGATGACGATCTTAAGAAATTCTCTAGGATGCCTTTGGATGCTGAGTCAATTTCTAAATTTGGGAATTACTCACTAAGTGCACATGAATCTGGAAAGAGATCAGTTGGTATTCATGATGATGTCATTAAGAAATCAGGTTCTACGCTTCATCCTGGTTATCTTGGACCAGGTCCTGGGTATGGGAGACATCATATGGATGGTATGACTCCTAGAAGTCCTGTTGGTGAATATGCTGAGATGTCTTCCCGGAGATTGGGGGCACACTCTGGTAGTCTTGTTGGTAAGTCAGGAATAGATGATTTTGATGGCAGAGTTTCTCGTCATTTTGGTGGTGAGTTCCGTGATAGTCGGTTTCCTCATTTGCCTAGCCATTTGCGTAGAGATGAATTTGATGGTTTTGGTAATTTCCGAATGGGTGAACATCCAAGGAGTGGTGATTTCATTGGTCAAGATGAGTTTGCTGGCCATTTTCGAAGGGGTGATCCTTTGGGTCCTCATAATTTTCCTAGACATTTGCAGCTTGGGGAGCCTGTTGGTTTTGGTGCCCATCCTGGTCATATGAGAGCAGTTGAACATGGCAGTTTTCGTAGTTTTGAATCTTTTGCTAAAGGCAACCGGTCAGGTCATCCACAACTTGGTGAGCCTGGGTTCAGGAGCAGCTTTTCTCTTCCTGGATTTCCTAATGATGCTGGATTCTTAACA GGAGATATCAGGTCGTTTGATAATTTGAGGAGAAGGAAGACTTCCAGCATGGGGTGGTGCCGGATATGTAAAGTTGACTGTGAAACAGTAGAAGGTCTGGacttgcattcacaaacaaaggAGCACCAGAAGATGGCTATGGATATGGTTAAGACAATCAAACAAAATGCGAAGAAACAGAA aaTACCCAGTGAACAACCCACAGTTGATGATGGAAACAAGACACACAGTACTGGTTTTGAGGGTCGTGGAAATAAGCATTGA